From Saccopteryx leptura isolate mSacLep1 chromosome 3, mSacLep1_pri_phased_curated, whole genome shotgun sequence, one genomic window encodes:
- the IFNLR1 gene encoding interferon lambda receptor 1 isoform X1: protein MLWPIRVTSQGPCLAGIADSPRMRPSAQVPSVDLMFSGGWSHGPACSPLTSTQHPAWCRACGRRSGTTPKKWRKVRKCVGTRELTCSLMCLEKQDLYNKFKGRVRAVFTSIQSPWVESEYLDYLFEVEPAPPILVITRTEEILQVNATYQLPSCMPSSNLKYEVDFWKEGTGNKTRFPVTPHGQPVQVPLQLDTSGHHCISARTIYTLGDPKYSEFSKPSCFSLETPGVNWALLALLPLLLPLLVVIATGYVIWKSFLGNPWFQRAKMPQALDFSGHRHHVASFQPSGPESLDDLTLCPQKELTIRVRLTPRVMAPATIQAGSEKDSAEEEEDDEEDTDDNVSFQPYIEPPHFLGQEHQTPGQSEPGVRVEGCPAWDSSDRSWASTDGSSLLDEAGSFGYMAKRGPGQGQGGDRCQEPLPLPRFPKDLGSLEELQGDDLSFSASWGSLSPRQNLVSREPLVSLQTLTFCWDSSPKEEDDDEEEEEEEGGWESEVADSGAGSWGTDSLQKTEAGSRTLGHYMAR, encoded by the exons AGAGTAACTTCCCAAGGACCTTGTCTGGCAGGCATTGCTGATTCCCCAAGAATGAGACCCAGCGCTCAGGTTCCTTCTGTGGACCTCATGTTCTCAGGAGGCTGGAGTCATGGGCCTGCGTGTTCCCCTCTGACATCCACACAGCACCCAGCATGGTGCCGGGCATGCGGTAGGCG CTCTGGAACAACCCCCAAAAAGTGGCGGAAAGTGAGAAAGTGTGTGGGAACCAGGGAGCTGACGTGTTCTCTGATGTGCCTGGAGAAGCAGGACCTATACAACAAGTTCAAGGGACGTGTGCGCGCGGTTTTCACCAGCATCCAGTCCCCCTGGGTGGAGTCCGAATACCTGGACTACCTTTTTGAAG TGGAGCCGGCCCCGCCCATCCTGGTAATCACCAGGACAGAGGAGATCCTGCAGGTCAATGCCACATACCAGCTTCCCTCCTGCATGCCCTCATCAAATCTGAAATATGAGGTGGATTTCTGGAAGGAGGGGACTGGGAACAAG ACCCGATTTCCAGTCACTCCCCACGGCCAGCCGGTCCAGGTCCCCCTCCAACTAGATACCAGTGGACACCACTGCATCAGCGCCAGAACCATCTACACCCTTGGTGACCCTAAATACAGCGAGTTCTCCaagcccagctgcttctccctgGAGACCCCAG gaGTCAACTGGGCACTCCTGGCGCTGCTACCGCTTCTGCTGCCACTGCTGGTGGTTATTGCCACGGGATATGTGATCTGGAAGAGCTTCCTAGGGAACCCCTGGTTTCAGCGGGCGAAGATGCCCCAGGCGCTG GACTTTTCTGGACATAGACACCACGTGGCAAGCTTTCAACCCAGTGGCCCAGAGTCCCTGGATGACTTGACCCTCTGTCCCCAAAAGGAACTGACCATAAGGGTCAGACTGACCCCCAGAGTCATGGCGCCAGCCACCATCCAAGCAGGATCAGAAAAGGACAgtgctgaggaggaggaggatgacgAGGAGGACACAGATGACAACGTCAGCTTCCAGCCCTACATCGAACCTCCGCACTTCCTGGGGCAGGAGCACCAGACCCCGGGACAGTCTGAGCCAGGGGTCCGGGTCGAAGGCTGTCCTGCTTGGGATTCTTCAGACAGAAGCTGGGCCAGCACTGACGGCTCCTCCCTCTTGGACGAGGCTGGGTCCTTCGGCTATATGGCCAAGAGGGGGCCAGGCCAAGGGCAGGGTGGGGACAGGTGTCAGGAGCCTCTCCCACTCCCCAGATTCCCCAAGGACTTGGGTTCTCTGGAAGAGCTCCAGGGAGACGACCTCTCCTTCTCGGCCAGCTGGGGCTCCTTGTCACCAAGGCAAAATCTGGTCTCCAGGGAGCCTCTAGTTTCTCTTCAGACTCTGACCTTCTGCTGGGACAGTAGTCCTAAGGAGGAAGACGacgatgaggaggaggaggaggaggaaggtgggtGGGAATCAGAAGTTGCGGACAGTGGTGCTGGCAGCTGGGGGACTGACAGCCTCCAGAAGACCGAAGCCGGGAGTAGGACACTGGGGCATTACATGGCCAGGTGA
- the IFNLR1 gene encoding interferon lambda receptor 1 isoform X3 has translation MRPSAQVPSVDLMFSGGWSHGPACSPLTSTQHPAWCRACGRRSGTTPKKWRKVRKCVGTRELTCSLMCLEKQDLYNKFKGRVRAVFTSIQSPWVESEYLDYLFEVEPAPPILVITRTEEILQVNATYQLPSCMPSSNLKYEVDFWKEGTGNKTRFPVTPHGQPVQVPLQLDTSGHHCISARTIYTLGDPKYSEFSKPSCFSLETPGVNWALLALLPLLLPLLVVIATGYVIWKSFLGNPWFQRAKMPQALDFSGHRHHVASFQPSGPESLDDLTLCPQKELTIRVRLTPRVMAPATIQAGSEKDSAEEEEDDEEDTDDNVSFQPYIEPPHFLGQEHQTPGQSEPGVRVEGCPAWDSSDRSWASTDGSSLLDEAGSFGYMAKRGPGQGQGGDRCQEPLPLPRFPKDLGSLEELQGDDLSFSASWGSLSPRQNLVSREPLVSLQTLTFCWDSSPKEEDDDEEEEEEEGGWESEVADSGAGSWGTDSLQKTEAGSRTLGHYMAR, from the exons ATGAGACCCAGCGCTCAGGTTCCTTCTGTGGACCTCATGTTCTCAGGAGGCTGGAGTCATGGGCCTGCGTGTTCCCCTCTGACATCCACACAGCACCCAGCATGGTGCCGGGCATGCGGTAGGCG CTCTGGAACAACCCCCAAAAAGTGGCGGAAAGTGAGAAAGTGTGTGGGAACCAGGGAGCTGACGTGTTCTCTGATGTGCCTGGAGAAGCAGGACCTATACAACAAGTTCAAGGGACGTGTGCGCGCGGTTTTCACCAGCATCCAGTCCCCCTGGGTGGAGTCCGAATACCTGGACTACCTTTTTGAAG TGGAGCCGGCCCCGCCCATCCTGGTAATCACCAGGACAGAGGAGATCCTGCAGGTCAATGCCACATACCAGCTTCCCTCCTGCATGCCCTCATCAAATCTGAAATATGAGGTGGATTTCTGGAAGGAGGGGACTGGGAACAAG ACCCGATTTCCAGTCACTCCCCACGGCCAGCCGGTCCAGGTCCCCCTCCAACTAGATACCAGTGGACACCACTGCATCAGCGCCAGAACCATCTACACCCTTGGTGACCCTAAATACAGCGAGTTCTCCaagcccagctgcttctccctgGAGACCCCAG gaGTCAACTGGGCACTCCTGGCGCTGCTACCGCTTCTGCTGCCACTGCTGGTGGTTATTGCCACGGGATATGTGATCTGGAAGAGCTTCCTAGGGAACCCCTGGTTTCAGCGGGCGAAGATGCCCCAGGCGCTG GACTTTTCTGGACATAGACACCACGTGGCAAGCTTTCAACCCAGTGGCCCAGAGTCCCTGGATGACTTGACCCTCTGTCCCCAAAAGGAACTGACCATAAGGGTCAGACTGACCCCCAGAGTCATGGCGCCAGCCACCATCCAAGCAGGATCAGAAAAGGACAgtgctgaggaggaggaggatgacgAGGAGGACACAGATGACAACGTCAGCTTCCAGCCCTACATCGAACCTCCGCACTTCCTGGGGCAGGAGCACCAGACCCCGGGACAGTCTGAGCCAGGGGTCCGGGTCGAAGGCTGTCCTGCTTGGGATTCTTCAGACAGAAGCTGGGCCAGCACTGACGGCTCCTCCCTCTTGGACGAGGCTGGGTCCTTCGGCTATATGGCCAAGAGGGGGCCAGGCCAAGGGCAGGGTGGGGACAGGTGTCAGGAGCCTCTCCCACTCCCCAGATTCCCCAAGGACTTGGGTTCTCTGGAAGAGCTCCAGGGAGACGACCTCTCCTTCTCGGCCAGCTGGGGCTCCTTGTCACCAAGGCAAAATCTGGTCTCCAGGGAGCCTCTAGTTTCTCTTCAGACTCTGACCTTCTGCTGGGACAGTAGTCCTAAGGAGGAAGACGacgatgaggaggaggaggaggaggaaggtgggtGGGAATCAGAAGTTGCGGACAGTGGTGCTGGCAGCTGGGGGACTGACAGCCTCCAGAAGACCGAAGCCGGGAGTAGGACACTGGGGCATTACATGGCCAGGTGA